The following proteins are co-located in the Chloroflexota bacterium genome:
- a CDS encoding tetratricopeptide repeat protein, translating to MPDQDPTLRADAPEDSLDIRLGSSQKPDVDGTSDARRAALKGQDLPDFLYQRGMAHYQRREWRAALEYFTRLQEIQPDRQGLAPLLDEVRWFIQLELLEQEEVPERRPIAEPAPPAARPRWLFRVLVLFLVAAVTVIGVAWSQGRLGSWTGGGRQAQLQELYNRGQSRLALGDYEGAREAFAQLVELAPDDPEAQAGLARAERLQALAERYRKATAAILAEDWDAAAAHLSAILAVDPNYADAAQQAAFVARRQELDRLYTEGVRLYDLGDWAGALARFEQIEQQDPGFRRDAVQEFLFVCYLNDGWALISQPGAGSEATRRAIERFGSALRIHPRNVQAAEARRLSSIYLEAQLAFERGDLVDARARLESLLAEKPDYASGRAMELLFTTLVKMGEQALARGDPEGAREVYEAALSLNVADRGPAEEGLKAVELAIATPTPTPTPTPVAVVRVQVLNVRAGPGTEFDVISQVRLDDVLQVVARTPVGDWLLICCVNDQQEGWVSSRLVGLNVPVATVPEALVLPPTPTPTPTSTPAATPTPPPPPPKERERPRKPTPTPTPLR from the coding sequence ATGCCTGATCAGGATCCCACGCTGCGGGCGGATGCGCCGGAGGATTCTCTCGACATCCGGCTGGGGAGCTCGCAAAAGCCCGATGTCGACGGCACCTCCGATGCGCGTCGCGCAGCCCTGAAGGGACAAGACCTGCCTGACTTCCTATACCAGCGCGGGATGGCCCACTACCAACGTCGGGAGTGGCGGGCCGCGTTGGAGTATTTCACGCGCCTGCAGGAGATCCAGCCGGATCGGCAGGGGCTGGCCCCCCTGTTGGATGAGGTTCGTTGGTTCATCCAGCTGGAGCTGTTGGAGCAGGAGGAGGTCCCGGAACGACGTCCGATCGCCGAGCCGGCCCCGCCCGCCGCTCGCCCGCGCTGGCTATTTCGGGTCCTGGTGCTCTTCCTGGTGGCCGCGGTGACGGTGATCGGTGTGGCCTGGTCCCAGGGGCGCCTGGGTTCCTGGACGGGGGGTGGGCGTCAGGCCCAGCTACAGGAGCTGTACAATCGGGGGCAATCCCGCCTGGCGCTGGGCGATTACGAGGGCGCCCGGGAGGCCTTTGCTCAGCTGGTCGAGCTGGCGCCGGACGATCCCGAAGCCCAGGCCGGTCTGGCGCGTGCGGAGCGTTTGCAGGCGTTGGCCGAGCGCTACCGCAAGGCCACGGCAGCTATCCTGGCGGAGGATTGGGACGCGGCCGCGGCGCATCTTTCCGCTATCCTGGCGGTAGATCCGAACTACGCGGATGCGGCCCAACAGGCCGCGTTCGTCGCCCGCCGACAGGAGCTGGATCGCCTCTATACGGAGGGGGTGCGCCTGTACGATCTGGGAGACTGGGCGGGGGCGCTGGCCCGCTTTGAACAGATCGAGCAGCAGGACCCCGGGTTCCGGCGGGATGCCGTGCAGGAGTTCCTGTTCGTCTGTTACCTGAACGATGGGTGGGCCCTGATCTCGCAACCGGGGGCGGGAAGCGAGGCCACCCGGCGGGCGATCGAGCGCTTCGGCAGCGCGCTCCGGATCCATCCCCGCAACGTGCAGGCGGCCGAGGCGCGTCGTCTGAGCTCCATCTACCTGGAGGCGCAACTGGCCTTCGAGCGGGGCGACTTGGTGGACGCTCGGGCCCGCCTGGAGTCGCTGTTGGCGGAGAAGCCGGACTACGCGAGCGGTCGGGCGATGGAGTTGTTGTTCACCACGCTGGTGAAGATGGGCGAGCAGGCGCTGGCGCGTGGGGATCCGGAGGGCGCGCGAGAGGTGTATGAGGCCGCGCTCAGCCTCAACGTAGCCGATCGGGGGCCGGCGGAGGAGGGCCTGAAGGCGGTGGAGTTGGCCATCGCCACGCCGACCCCGACGCCCACACCCACCCCGGTCGCCGTCGTGCGCGTGCAGGTCCTCAACGTGCGAGCGGGTCCCGGCACCGAGTTCGACGTCATCAGCCAGGTGAGGTTGGACGATGTGCTCCAGGTGGTCGCCCGGACGCCTGTGGGGGATTGGCTGTTGATTTGCTGCGTCAACGATCAGCAGGAGGGATGGGTCAGCTCCCGCTTGGTGGGCCTGAACGTCCCCGTGGCGACGGTGCCGGAGGCACTGGTCCTTCCTCCTACGCCGACGCCCACACCGACGTCCACGCCCGCGGCGACGCCCACTCCGCCGCCACCGCCGCCGAAGGAGCGCGAGCGGCCGCGCAAACCCACTCCGACGCCGACTCCCTTGCGTTAA